A portion of the Brassica napus cultivar Da-Ae unplaced genomic scaffold, Da-Ae ScsIHWf_539;HRSCAF=812, whole genome shotgun sequence genome contains these proteins:
- the LOC106454988 gene encoding protein IQ-DOMAIN 27, producing MGGAVRWFKGLFSTKKRLVSGDGSDKEKEQDKNAIAVATAAATAAEAVVSGAKAAAEMVRLTGEGRAGDIITWEERWAAVKIQKVFRGSLARKALRALKGIVKLQALVRGYLVRKRAATMLHSIQALIRVQTAVRSKRDRRHKKEYSHMFQPRHSFDKFDEVAREERHQKIVEVHDMFKRRPTPRQTHNLVPMSEYEDGFVYRGSDLELNLPKEKWKSGTAQSTPRLSSSSKFATTPRLTSSSHHHTTNNNRYYVMQCPSKRVCGNAQSGYGMNTPGPGYMENTQSFKAKQRSHSAPHRLSERNRLSLDEVIASKNRVSGGESLQQQRYSCSSYMIL from the exons ATGGGCGGAGCAGTGAGATGGTTTAAAGGATTGTTTAGCACAAAGAAGAGACTCGTTTCCGGCGATGGTTCCGATAAAGAAAAGGAACAAGACAAGAACGCGATTGCTGTTGCAACCGCAGCAGCTACAGCCGCAGAAGCAGTGGTTTCTGGGGCTAAAGCAGCTGCGGAAATGGTTAGACTGACCGGTGAAGGAAGAGCGGGAGATATCATCACGTGGGAGGAACGTTGGGCCGCTGTGAAAATCCAAAAGGTCTTTAGGGGCTCTTTG GCGAGGAAAGCATTACGAGCTTTGAAAGGTATAGTGAAGCTGCAAGCTTTAGTGAGAGGATACTTGGTAAGGAAACGCGCGGCTACGATGCTGCATAGCATACAAGCTTTGATTAGAGTCCAAACGGCTGTGCGTTCTAAACGCGATCGCCGCCACAAGAAAGAGTACAGCCACATGTTTCAACCACGACACTCCTTT GATAAGTTCGATGAAGTGGCGCGTGAAGAGAGACATCAAAAGATTGTGGAGGTCCATGACATGTTTAAGAGGAGACCTACACCTAGGCAAACGCACAATCTTGTCCCAATGTCTGAATATGAAGACGGTTTTGTTTACCGAGGGAGTGATTTGGAGTTGAACTTACCAAAGGAGAAGTGGAAGTCTGGGACTGCGCAAAGCACGCCAAGATTGTCATCTTCATCAAAGTTTGCGACGACACCGAGACTAACCTCTTCATCTCACCATCACACGACTAATAATAATCGCTACTATGTAATGCAGTGTCCTAGTAAAAGGGTTTGTGGAAATGCTCAGTCTGGCTATGGAATGAACACTCCTGGTCCTGGCTACATGGAGAATACACAGTCGTTTAAGGCGAAGCAACGTTCGCATAGCGCACCTCATCGGCTTTCTGAGAGGAACCGGTTGTCGCTAGATGAGGTTATAGCCTCCAAGAATCGCGTTAGCGGCGGCGAGAGTTTGCAGCAACAACGCTATTCTTGTTCTAGCTACATgattctgtaa